One region of Niallia sp. Man26 genomic DNA includes:
- a CDS encoding YheC/YheD family protein: MSSFGIMSLSLENEKSYITEIAKLGKSLAFDVYHFVPSSYNPLTEKVSGKIFDSEQNCWLTQDFPVPSFLYDRCYYQENSHSRQCKNIVEWLKQKKDIVFIGNGLPNKLKLYDVLKASKLAPYIPKSKQVISADEVLEDLRFVNPIILKPINGSQGNGIYFIKEQHKRIFVRTDKKERHVEHIFKDKEKFSRWLTTLLQKNDYFSQSYLPLCNQDKQPFDIRALLQKNGQNKWEIIEKGIRLGAKDRIISNLSAGAEVIPFKQWLDTAPYKMKSFIENEINDILSSLPPILEQSFPALFELGVDIGITENGSLWILDVNSKPGRKVILLAYPDLSERLYKAPLAYAAMLRDGQRRNSNEKTLLY; this comes from the coding sequence ATGTCTAGTTTTGGAATCATGTCACTCTCATTAGAAAATGAAAAAAGCTATATCACGGAAATTGCTAAACTGGGAAAATCGCTGGCCTTTGATGTTTATCATTTCGTACCTTCAAGCTACAATCCTCTCACAGAAAAGGTATCTGGCAAGATTTTCGATAGTGAGCAGAACTGCTGGCTCACACAAGACTTTCCCGTCCCTTCCTTTTTATATGACCGCTGCTATTACCAAGAAAATTCTCATTCTAGACAATGCAAAAACATCGTTGAGTGGCTGAAACAGAAAAAGGATATTGTCTTTATTGGCAATGGGCTCCCAAACAAACTGAAGCTGTATGATGTATTGAAAGCTTCTAAGCTGGCCCCTTATATTCCTAAGTCAAAACAAGTAATTTCAGCTGATGAAGTATTAGAAGATTTGCGATTTGTTAATCCGATTATCTTAAAACCAATTAACGGCTCACAGGGAAACGGCATTTATTTTATTAAAGAACAACATAAGCGCATTTTTGTCAGAACAGATAAAAAAGAGCGACATGTGGAACATATCTTTAAAGATAAAGAAAAATTCTCACGCTGGCTGACTACTCTGCTTCAGAAAAATGATTATTTTAGCCAAAGCTATTTACCTTTATGCAATCAGGATAAACAGCCGTTTGATATTAGAGCACTGCTGCAAAAAAATGGGCAAAACAAATGGGAAATCATTGAAAAGGGGATAAGACTTGGCGCCAAAGACAGAATCATCTCCAATCTTAGTGCAGGAGCAGAAGTAATTCCTTTTAAACAATGGCTTGATACAGCTCCCTATAAAATGAAGAGTTTTATTGAGAATGAAATAAACGACATTCTTTCTAGCCTCCCACCTATATTAGAACAATCCTTTCCTGCCCTCTTCGAGTTAGGAGTTGATATAGGTATTACCGAAAATGGCTCGTTATGGATACTCGACGTCAACAGCAAGCCTGGCAGAAAAGTCATTCTCC
- a CDS encoding YheC/YheD family protein, whose translation MKLNLLPLYMKENSSFPANKETVLRLSHSLVHHWEIDRNNPVLLNLGSTAVPVLVEPVHEDKQAIFFCDSLLQSLAVPNQDLTLLSHFNKQSQTLTLGPVIAILTDAPAHDSAEDGPSFRSIHQFCEEFQQELSRLGGILYVCSLYDWKEGYVEGYSYQQDSWKKTALPYPNVVYNRIHIRKAEASTQFNDLKKDLQKRNIPIFNAQFFSKYDTSLILNKLPALKKYIPETNLLSKEVLEAMLNLFSTLYVKPIHGSQGRQIIQIRREEHAWKTSVSSGKEKGKIRFFSSFNKLWRWLSQLTKKRAYICQEGINFQQYHNRSLDFRILCHKDIRHQWKITSIVARCAQPEAFVANLYQGAEMISSKSVLQALVGEASAKQVEQQFKEISLQTAEALSSQMTGDLGELGIDMGIDIHGGLWIIEVNSKPSKNLDSATNKGRPSTKALLEYCLSLSFPHIKKGEQQDV comes from the coding sequence ATGAAACTAAATTTGCTTCCCCTGTATATGAAAGAAAATTCCTCCTTCCCAGCAAACAAGGAGACGGTACTACGTTTGAGCCACTCCTTAGTTCATCATTGGGAAATAGATCGCAATAATCCTGTTCTGCTTAACTTAGGTAGCACGGCAGTTCCTGTCCTAGTTGAACCTGTACATGAGGATAAGCAAGCGATATTTTTCTGTGACAGCTTGCTTCAGTCATTAGCAGTGCCAAATCAAGATTTAACACTGCTCAGTCATTTCAATAAACAGAGCCAGACATTAACACTTGGGCCGGTAATAGCCATTTTGACAGATGCTCCTGCACATGATTCTGCGGAAGATGGACCTTCTTTCCGTTCCATTCATCAGTTTTGCGAGGAATTTCAGCAAGAGCTGTCACGCCTTGGCGGAATTCTTTATGTATGCAGCCTTTATGATTGGAAAGAAGGATATGTCGAAGGCTATTCTTACCAGCAGGACAGCTGGAAAAAGACGGCCCTGCCATATCCCAATGTTGTTTATAATCGCATTCATATACGTAAGGCAGAAGCATCAACGCAATTTAACGACCTAAAAAAGGATTTGCAAAAACGAAATATTCCTATCTTTAATGCACAATTCTTTTCTAAATATGATACCTCCTTAATCTTAAACAAACTTCCTGCATTAAAAAAATATATTCCAGAAACGAACCTGCTCTCTAAAGAGGTACTGGAAGCAATGTTAAATCTATTCAGCACTTTATATGTAAAGCCGATTCATGGCAGTCAAGGCCGGCAAATTATCCAGATACGCCGCGAGGAACATGCATGGAAAACGAGCGTTTCTTCTGGTAAAGAAAAAGGAAAAATCCGCTTCTTTTCTTCATTTAATAAATTATGGAGATGGCTTTCTCAATTGACTAAAAAACGCGCTTATATTTGTCAGGAAGGCATTAACTTTCAACAATATCATAATCGTTCCCTTGATTTTAGAATTCTCTGCCATAAGGATATACGGCACCAATGGAAGATAACCTCTATTGTCGCCAGATGTGCCCAGCCAGAAGCATTTGTCGCTAATTTGTATCAAGGTGCAGAAATGATCTCATCAAAATCTGTGCTTCAAGCATTAGTTGGTGAAGCTTCTGCTAAGCAGGTGGAGCAACAGTTTAAAGAGATATCTCTTCAGACAGCTGAGGCCCTGTCGTCGCAAATGACCGGAGACTTAGGCGAGCTCGGAATTGATATGGGCATTGACATACATGGCGGGCTTTGGATTATCGAGGTCAATTCTAAACCGTCTAAAAATCTTGATTCGGCAACAAATAAAGGAAGGCCTTCTACAAAGGCATTACTGGAATATTGTTTGAGCCTTTCTTTTCCACATATAAAAAAAGGAGAACAACAAGATGTCTAG
- a CDS encoding YlbF family regulator yields MAVNLHDSAYELEKAIRQSDEYTNLKKMYDLVNADPSAKAMFENFRNIQMQLQQKQMSGIEITQEEVEQAQKTVALVQQHESISKLMDAEQRMSIAITELNQIIMKPLEELYGAPQQ; encoded by the coding sequence ATGGCAGTAAACCTTCATGATTCTGCTTATGAACTAGAAAAAGCTATTCGTCAAAGTGATGAATATACAAACTTAAAAAAAATGTATGACTTGGTTAATGCTGACCCATCTGCAAAGGCCATGTTTGAAAACTTCCGCAACATTCAAATGCAGCTGCAGCAAAAACAAATGTCAGGGATTGAAATTACACAGGAAGAAGTGGAACAAGCCCAAAAGACAGTGGCATTGGTTCAGCAGCATGAGTCTATCTCCAAACTGATGGACGCAGAACAGCGTATGAGCATTGCTATTACTGAGCTTAACCAAATTATTATGAAGCCACTTGAAGAGCTTTATGGAGCTCCGCAGCAATAA
- a CDS encoding alpha/beta-type small acid-soluble spore protein: MSNNSNQLLVPGVSQALDQMKYEIATEFGVNLGAETTARANGSVGGEITKRLVQMAQQQLSGTQF, encoded by the coding sequence ATGTCAAACAATTCAAATCAACTACTAGTACCTGGAGTCTCTCAAGCATTAGATCAAATGAAATATGAAATTGCGACTGAGTTTGGAGTAAACCTTGGTGCTGAAACAACTGCTCGTGCCAACGGTTCTGTTGGTGGAGAAATCACGAAGCGTTTAGTGCAAATGGCTCAGCAGCAGCTGTCTGGTACTCAGTTTTAA
- a CDS encoding Cof-type HAD-IIB family hydrolase: MIYRLLALNIDGTLIQSNGRLSKSTKDAIEYVQQKGIYVTLVTSRSLPSARKVAKALKLNNYIVTHQGALISDNAEQTLYVNRLTDELTYEIVRFLEGFICQIRIVHEKFSLANKSRLNHNMLAKTVFNSGDPVFYSHQFVEVLSEVLLEEPVSAPKIEVYFEDKKDCLDAKEVLDKMFDEINIVQMNDLRLEVLPEGVNKLNGLLYLAEHLGINRREVVVIGDSLDDKDMIEAAGLGVAMGNAPSELKFAADWVTRSNNQDGVAYMVKEHFRKQQPIEFLRKMNIIK; encoded by the coding sequence ATGATTTATCGCTTATTAGCTTTAAATATTGATGGGACTCTTATCCAATCAAATGGACGTCTGAGCAAATCCACGAAGGATGCAATTGAATACGTTCAGCAAAAAGGAATATATGTAACATTAGTCACATCAAGAAGTTTGCCTTCCGCAAGAAAGGTTGCCAAAGCATTAAAGCTGAATAATTATATTGTGACACATCAAGGTGCACTTATTTCAGACAATGCCGAGCAAACATTGTACGTAAACAGGCTGACTGATGAACTTACATATGAAATTGTCCGTTTCCTAGAAGGGTTTATTTGTCAGATTAGAATCGTGCATGAGAAATTTTCTTTAGCGAATAAGTCTAGGCTTAACCATAATATGCTTGCTAAAACAGTGTTTAACTCTGGCGATCCTGTGTTTTATTCCCATCAATTTGTAGAAGTTCTTAGTGAAGTTTTGCTGGAAGAACCTGTCAGCGCTCCGAAAATTGAGGTGTATTTCGAAGACAAGAAAGATTGTTTAGATGCTAAAGAGGTTTTAGACAAGATGTTTGATGAAATCAATATTGTCCAAATGAATGACCTTCGCTTAGAAGTGCTGCCTGAAGGTGTTAATAAGCTCAACGGGCTGCTGTACTTGGCAGAGCATCTCGGTATTAACAGAAGGGAAGTAGTAGTAATTGGCGACAGTCTTGATGATAAAGATATGATAGAAGCAGCCGGCCTTGGAGTAGCTATGGGAAATGCGCCAAGTGAGCTGAAATTTGCAGCCGATTGGGTGACAAGATCCAATAACCAGGACGGAGTTGCTTACATGGTAAAGGAGCATTTTCGTAAACAGCAGCCTATTGAGTTTCTGCGCAAAATGAACATTATTAAATAG
- a CDS encoding coproporphyrinogen III oxidase, whose protein sequence is MKSISISGLHDDRLIRPLEHIGNLFFEDTKVAFAEDEADILIRFDVSETDDRFFVEGKIDGKSAFDCEKAVAGLDEKERFKEQKNAISQVFLKVLQDYTGMIQKWGILTGIRPTKLLHKHMQNQTPIEEAHQALKDEYLMSDEKIDLMQRIINRQLAVIPDLYDLKREVSIYIGIPFCPTKCAYCTFPAYAINGRQGSVFSFLGGLHHEIKKTGEWLKSKNIKITTVYYGGGTPTSITAEEMDMLYEQMNESFPDVQNIREITVEAGRPDTISPEKLEVLNKWNIDRISINPQSYTQQTLKAIGRHHTVEETIDKYHLARQHGMNNINMDLIIGLPGEGVEEFQHSLDKTEELLPESLTVHTLSFKRASEMTRNKAKYKVADRDEIQEMMRMAEVWTDKYDYVPYYLYRQKNILGNLENVGYSKVGQESIYNIMMMEELQTVIGLGCGASSKFIHPVTGKITQFSNPKDPKTYNDSFEEYTDRKLALLEEHFSAEKSI, encoded by the coding sequence ATGAAATCAATTTCGATAAGCGGGTTACATGACGACCGACTAATCAGACCATTAGAGCATATCGGCAACTTGTTTTTTGAAGATACTAAGGTTGCTTTCGCTGAAGACGAAGCAGATATTTTAATACGTTTTGATGTTTCAGAAACAGACGACCGGTTTTTTGTTGAAGGAAAAATAGACGGCAAGTCAGCATTCGATTGCGAAAAAGCTGTAGCCGGTCTTGATGAAAAGGAAAGATTTAAGGAACAAAAGAATGCCATTTCACAAGTTTTCCTAAAGGTATTACAAGATTATACTGGCATGATTCAAAAATGGGGAATTTTGACGGGAATTCGCCCGACAAAGCTTCTTCATAAGCATATGCAAAACCAAACGCCAATCGAAGAGGCGCATCAGGCATTAAAGGATGAGTATTTAATGTCGGATGAGAAAATCGATCTCATGCAGCGCATTATAAACAGACAGCTTGCGGTTATTCCAGATTTATATGATTTGAAAAGAGAAGTAAGCATTTATATCGGGATTCCATTTTGCCCAACTAAATGTGCGTACTGTACGTTTCCGGCTTATGCTATAAACGGCAGACAAGGTTCCGTATTTTCCTTCTTAGGAGGTCTTCATCATGAAATAAAGAAGACTGGAGAATGGCTGAAATCTAAAAATATTAAGATAACGACCGTCTACTATGGTGGAGGAACTCCTACAAGCATAACTGCTGAGGAAATGGACATGCTTTATGAGCAAATGAATGAATCCTTCCCGGATGTGCAAAACATCAGAGAAATAACGGTAGAAGCTGGCCGGCCAGACACCATTTCTCCTGAAAAGCTGGAAGTACTGAATAAATGGAATATTGATCGCATCAGCATTAACCCACAATCGTATACACAACAAACATTAAAAGCAATCGGAAGGCATCACACTGTTGAAGAAACGATTGACAAGTATCATCTAGCCAGACAGCATGGAATGAATAATATCAATATGGACTTAATTATTGGCCTTCCTGGAGAAGGTGTGGAAGAGTTCCAGCACAGCCTTGATAAAACGGAAGAACTATTGCCGGAATCACTGACTGTTCATACATTGTCATTTAAACGGGCTTCTGAAATGACGAGAAATAAAGCGAAATATAAAGTTGCTGACAGAGATGAAATCCAAGAAATGATGAGAATGGCTGAAGTTTGGACAGACAAATATGATTATGTGCCATATTATCTGTACAGACAAAAAAATATTCTTGGCAATCTGGAGAATGTAGGATACTCCAAGGTTGGCCAGGAAAGCATTTATAACATCATGATGATGGAAGAACTGCAGACAGTAATTGGTCTTGGCTGCGGTGCTTCAAGCAAATTTATCCATCCAGTAACAGGAAAAATCACTCAGTTCTCTAATCCGAAGGACCCTAAAACATATAATGACAGCTTTGAAGAATATACAGACAGAAAATTAGCGCTGTTAGAAGAACATTTTTCAGCAGAAAAATCGATTTAA
- a CDS encoding NCS2 family permease, with translation MFKLKENNTNVKTEITAGFTTFLTMVYIVIVNPAILSSAGIPFDQVFMATIISAVVGTLWMAVFANYPIAIAPGMGLNAYFASSVVGSHGGIDYTIALSAVFVAGIIFLILSLTTFREKLIEAIPENLKHGITAGIGLFIAFIGLRQTQIIVDNKENLVGLGDFQSPSVILSLVGLAITIILFAMNVKGALFFGMIATGIIAFFTGQLSFDGFAAVPHLPEGLIITNPFSAIGDVFQHSLYAVVFSFLLVTIFDTTGTMVGVAEQAGLMKNNRLPKARQALLADAIGTSVGAMFGTSPTTAFIESTSGVAAGGRTGLTGVTVSVLFIIAAFFAPLVSAVSGLSAITAPALIIVGSLMMGAIAQVRWSEFDEAFPAFLVILSMPLTSSIATGIALGFISHPLLKLVTGKGKSVHPLVYIFAVLFLYQLVFLSH, from the coding sequence ATGTTTAAACTTAAAGAGAACAATACAAATGTGAAAACGGAAATAACAGCCGGCTTCACTACTTTTTTGACAATGGTCTATATCGTTATCGTTAACCCTGCAATCTTATCTAGTGCAGGCATTCCTTTTGACCAAGTATTTATGGCAACAATAATTTCTGCTGTCGTTGGTACACTGTGGATGGCGGTATTTGCTAATTATCCAATTGCTATAGCTCCAGGTATGGGCTTGAATGCTTACTTTGCCTCTTCAGTTGTCGGAAGCCATGGAGGAATTGATTATACAATTGCCTTATCTGCTGTATTTGTTGCAGGAATAATCTTCTTAATTCTTTCTTTAACAACTTTCAGGGAAAAGCTGATAGAAGCTATTCCAGAAAACTTAAAGCATGGTATCACTGCTGGTATCGGTTTGTTTATCGCTTTTATTGGTTTAAGACAGACACAAATAATAGTCGATAATAAAGAAAATCTTGTTGGACTTGGTGATTTTCAGTCACCTTCAGTCATTCTTTCATTAGTAGGTCTTGCGATTACCATTATATTATTTGCTATGAACGTAAAGGGAGCGTTGTTCTTTGGAATGATCGCAACAGGCATTATTGCTTTCTTTACAGGCCAGCTGTCATTTGATGGTTTTGCAGCTGTTCCTCACTTGCCAGAAGGACTAATTATCACAAATCCTTTCTCAGCAATCGGTGATGTTTTCCAGCATAGCTTATATGCAGTTGTGTTCTCCTTCTTGCTTGTGACAATCTTTGATACGACTGGTACGATGGTCGGTGTTGCTGAACAAGCAGGATTAATGAAGAATAACCGTCTTCCTAAAGCTAGACAGGCTCTGCTTGCAGATGCTATCGGAACTTCTGTTGGTGCTATGTTCGGGACAAGCCCGACGACTGCATTTATTGAGTCGACTTCTGGTGTTGCAGCAGGAGGAAGAACAGGACTGACTGGTGTCACGGTTTCTGTATTGTTTATTATTGCTGCTTTCTTTGCACCGCTTGTCAGCGCTGTTTCTGGCTTGTCTGCTATCACAGCTCCTGCCCTCATTATTGTCGGAAGCTTAATGATGGGAGCAATTGCACAGGTGCGCTGGTCTGAATTTGATGAAGCTTTCCCAGCTTTTCTTGTGATTTTGAGCATGCCGCTTACTTCAAGTATTGCAACAGGAATTGCACTAGGATTCATATCTCATCCGTTGCTGAAATTAGTGACAGGCAAGGGTAAATCTGTACACCCACTCGTTTATATATTCGCCGTATTATTTTTATACCAGCTCGTCTTTTTATCTCACTAG
- a CDS encoding ABC transporter ATP-binding protein: MSLEIKNVTKRFGSFVAVDNISLSIPENEMFGFLGGNGAGKTTTFRMLLGILDISEGTITWNGKSINYSTSPEIGYLPEERGLYPKLKVKDQLIYLARLRGMDKKEALTELKGWLERFKISDYLEKKVEELSKGNQQKIQFISAVLHKPKLLILDEPFSGLDPVNVEQLKTAVIDLKNSGTTIVFSSHRMEHVEEMCENLCIMHKGKPVVHGGLKEIKRSFGKKNVVIHADFDLAYLIKFPGVVKLKQTTEGAALQIEGEEIAENILKDIVGKGFVRKFALEEPTLNDIFIEKVGASLE; this comes from the coding sequence ATGTCATTAGAAATAAAAAATGTTACAAAAAGATTCGGTTCATTTGTTGCAGTCGATAATATATCCTTATCAATTCCAGAAAATGAAATGTTTGGATTTTTAGGAGGAAACGGTGCTGGCAAAACGACAACCTTTCGCATGCTGCTAGGCATATTAGATATTAGTGAAGGGACCATTACTTGGAACGGGAAAAGCATCAACTATTCGACAAGTCCAGAAATCGGTTATCTGCCTGAAGAAAGGGGACTTTATCCGAAATTAAAAGTAAAGGACCAGCTTATTTACTTAGCAAGATTGCGAGGAATGGATAAAAAGGAAGCGTTGACAGAATTGAAAGGATGGCTGGAACGCTTTAAAATATCCGATTATTTAGAAAAAAAGGTGGAAGAACTGTCAAAGGGTAATCAGCAAAAAATTCAATTCATCAGCGCTGTGCTTCATAAGCCGAAGCTGCTGATTTTGGATGAGCCGTTCAGCGGTTTGGATCCGGTTAATGTGGAGCAGCTGAAGACCGCCGTCATTGACTTAAAAAATTCGGGAACGACAATTGTATTCTCTAGCCACCGGATGGAGCATGTGGAAGAAATGTGTGAAAATCTTTGTATTATGCATAAAGGAAAGCCAGTCGTCCATGGGGGCTTAAAGGAAATTAAACGCAGCTTTGGGAAGAAAAATGTTGTTATTCATGCTGATTTCGATTTGGCCTATTTAATAAAGTTTCCTGGTGTTGTCAAGCTGAAGCAAACGACAGAAGGCGCTGCTCTCCAGATTGAAGGCGAGGAAATCGCGGAAAATATATTAAAGGATATCGTAGGAAAAGGCTTCGTCCGGAAATTTGCGTTAGAGGAGCCGACTTTAAATGATATTTTTATCGAAAAGGTAGGTGCTTCACTTGAATAG
- a CDS encoding ABC transporter permease, translating into MNSFWIILLHTYWTKVKTKSFIFTTVITLLLILGLTNLQSIIQVFNDDDIDKIAVIDNTKELYSSVAAMSETLNEDIVLEDYVDGEAEAKQKVEDGTYQGLLILDYDKENLPQGSFYSMDITDSSTATGIETLVQAVKSQLAAAQLNLSSEQLEKLNEPVEFEHIALEQNAKSEEELNQARGLVYVLLFLIYFAVILYANMIAMEVATEKSSRVMEILISSVSPIKHMFAKILGIGLVSITQLVVLLVVGYFSVTNNEDMSTLDGFLGFSGIPAATIIYAVLFFVLGYFLYATLAAFLGSLVSRIEDVQQMITPMTLVVVAGFMIAMFGLGNPDTTFITITSYIPFFTPMLMFMRAGMLSLPVWEPILGMLILAVSIILLAVFGGRVYKGGVLMYGKSNSFKDIKKALQLTKKE; encoded by the coding sequence TTGAATAGTTTCTGGATTATTTTATTGCATACGTATTGGACAAAGGTAAAGACAAAATCCTTCATCTTCACAACGGTTATTACATTGCTGCTTATTTTAGGCTTAACAAATCTCCAGTCCATCATCCAAGTGTTTAACGATGATGATATAGACAAGATTGCAGTCATCGACAACACAAAAGAACTATATTCATCTGTTGCCGCAATGTCAGAAACCCTTAACGAAGATATTGTGCTAGAGGATTATGTAGACGGTGAAGCGGAAGCGAAACAAAAGGTGGAGGACGGTACGTATCAAGGATTGTTAATTCTTGATTATGATAAGGAAAATCTGCCGCAGGGATCCTTCTACAGCATGGATATTACAGACTCCTCGACAGCAACCGGTATTGAGACATTGGTTCAGGCTGTAAAGAGCCAGCTTGCTGCAGCACAGTTAAATCTCAGCAGTGAACAGCTTGAAAAGCTTAATGAGCCTGTTGAATTTGAACATATTGCTCTTGAACAAAATGCAAAATCAGAAGAAGAGCTGAACCAGGCAAGAGGGCTTGTCTATGTCTTATTATTCCTTATTTATTTTGCAGTCATCCTTTATGCTAATATGATAGCGATGGAAGTAGCGACAGAAAAATCATCTCGGGTTATGGAAATTTTAATTTCCAGTGTGTCACCGATTAAGCATATGTTCGCAAAAATACTTGGTATTGGCTTGGTGAGTATAACACAATTAGTGGTGCTTCTAGTGGTTGGCTATTTTTCGGTTACAAATAATGAAGATATGAGCACACTTGATGGCTTTCTAGGCTTCAGCGGCATACCTGCAGCCACCATTATTTATGCTGTTTTGTTTTTTGTGCTTGGTTACTTTTTATATGCCACACTTGCAGCATTCCTCGGTTCTCTTGTCAGCCGAATCGAAGATGTTCAGCAGATGATTACCCCAATGACTTTAGTTGTCGTGGCAGGTTTTATGATTGCGATGTTCGGTTTAGGTAATCCCGATACGACATTCATTACGATTACTTCGTATATTCCGTTCTTTACGCCAATGCTGATGTTTATGCGTGCAGGCATGCTGAGCCTTCCGGTATGGGAACCGATCTTAGGAATGCTTATATTGGCCGTTTCTATCATCCTCTTAGCAGTCTTTGGCGGCAGAGTTTATAAAGGTGGAGTGCTGATGTACGGCAAATCGAATTCCTTTAAAGACATTAAAAAAGCACTGCAACTGACGAAAAAAGAATAA
- a CDS encoding S66 peptidase family protein, with product MSILHKGDKVGFIACSDGRDRSKSNIYLTLENILAQFSVHAVYAKTFYAVGNTPFSGTPEERAAELAELYQDKEIKAVFDLSGGNAANELLPSINMEVIKENPKPFVGMSDLSVLNNALFTLTGVPNLHYQTTNLLGPDSAFQMELFTKVFLADWHNPNELVTFPYTWLRGSSMEGTVIGGNARCFLKLAGTPYMPNPEDKLLFLESLGGGPAAIASYIAQLTQLGFLERCNGILLGTFTELEQSAGMPTAEELVLAATEKFGIPVAKTAKLGHGYDSHCLPIGMKLQL from the coding sequence ATGAGTATTTTACATAAAGGTGATAAAGTCGGATTTATTGCGTGCTCTGACGGCAGAGACCGCTCCAAATCAAACATATATTTAACATTAGAAAATATATTGGCACAGTTTAGTGTTCATGCCGTTTACGCGAAAACCTTTTATGCTGTCGGTAACACGCCATTCAGCGGTACACCAGAGGAAAGAGCAGCAGAATTAGCGGAATTATACCAAGATAAGGAAATAAAGGCCGTTTTTGATTTGTCAGGAGGAAATGCTGCCAACGAGCTGCTCCCATCTATCAATATGGAAGTAATTAAAGAAAATCCAAAGCCTTTTGTCGGCATGAGCGACCTGTCTGTCCTTAATAATGCCCTGTTTACATTAACTGGTGTTCCTAATCTTCATTATCAAACAACCAATTTACTGGGACCAGACAGTGCCTTTCAAATGGAATTGTTTACGAAAGTGTTTTTGGCTGACTGGCACAATCCGAATGAATTAGTAACATTTCCTTATACATGGCTGCGAGGAAGCAGTATGGAGGGTACTGTTATTGGCGGAAATGCAAGATGCTTCTTGAAACTGGCTGGCACTCCTTATATGCCAAATCCAGAGGATAAGCTGCTTTTCCTGGAAAGCCTCGGTGGTGGACCGGCTGCGATTGCCTCTTATATTGCTCAGCTTACCCAGCTTGGTTTTCTTGAGAGATGCAATGGCATCCTGTTAGGTACCTTTACGGAGCTAGAGCAGAGTGCAGGCATGCCGACAGCAGAGGAGCTAGTGCTTGCTGCCACAGAAAAGTTTGGAATTCCTGTGGCAAAAACAGCTAAGTTAGGGCATGGGTACGACAGTCACTGTCTTCCGATTGGAATGAAACTTCAGTTATAA